The proteins below come from a single Streptomyces tubercidicus genomic window:
- a CDS encoding MinD/ParA family ATP-binding protein: protein MPSGDGWQGDVLRDLRGGGEQGAQGTGGQVYHASAPGHTLPAQGIQAPGAAHGGGTPRQADSPHEGQERHAGHPGGRPQQAGYQEQQQEQQVPAAYAPGPRPRSGPGSRLVVDEGLAYALRSKPRHGESFAARAARALRHTLSSSAAREVAEITRTAAVLQQPVTTGRQIAVTSIRGGSGKSTVAALLGTTYAHYRQDPVLFLEADPALGSLPVRLGAESLRWTTSDIADLVKPDMSLLDVTGYLVQLPDNAWLLPASQGQIGVMLDSRAYERAVVALRRYFGVMVIDCETLPAEVARVALAAAHGRVLTAPATPEGITSTYSVLQWMQKLPRQVIAGTVVVLTELVPHSGLDLDQAARELKSTGVSVQVLPYDRHLAAGGRVHTELLAHPTREAAARLAADVFQLSLSQQRH, encoded by the coding sequence ATGCCGAGCGGAGACGGCTGGCAGGGTGATGTGCTGCGGGACCTGAGGGGCGGCGGCGAGCAGGGGGCACAGGGCACCGGCGGGCAGGTGTACCACGCTTCCGCGCCGGGCCACACACTGCCTGCGCAGGGCATCCAGGCGCCGGGCGCCGCCCATGGCGGTGGCACGCCACGGCAGGCCGACTCCCCGCACGAGGGGCAGGAACGGCACGCGGGTCATCCAGGCGGCCGGCCGCAGCAGGCCGGGTACCAGGAACAACAGCAGGAACAGCAGGTGCCGGCCGCGTACGCCCCGGGCCCCCGGCCCCGGAGCGGTCCCGGCTCGCGGCTTGTGGTGGACGAGGGCCTGGCCTACGCGCTACGCAGCAAGCCGCGGCACGGCGAGTCCTTCGCGGCGCGTGCCGCACGTGCGCTGCGCCATACGCTGTCCTCGTCAGCCGCGCGCGAGGTCGCCGAGATCACCCGCACCGCTGCGGTGCTGCAGCAGCCCGTGACGACCGGCCGACAGATCGCCGTCACTTCGATCCGCGGTGGGTCCGGCAAGTCCACCGTCGCCGCGCTGCTCGGCACCACGTACGCGCACTACCGGCAGGACCCGGTCCTCTTCCTGGAGGCCGATCCGGCGCTCGGCTCCCTGCCGGTGCGCCTCGGTGCCGAGTCGCTGCGCTGGACCACCAGCGATATCGCCGACCTCGTCAAGCCGGACATGTCCCTGCTCGACGTCACCGGCTATCTCGTCCAGCTCCCCGACAACGCCTGGTTGCTGCCCGCGAGCCAGGGCCAGATCGGCGTCATGCTGGACAGCCGGGCGTACGAGCGGGCCGTGGTCGCGCTGCGCCGCTACTTCGGTGTGATGGTCATCGACTGCGAGACACTGCCCGCCGAAGTTGCCCGTGTTGCACTCGCCGCCGCCCATGGGCGCGTCCTGACCGCACCCGCCACGCCGGAAGGCATCACCAGTACGTACTCGGTGCTCCAGTGGATGCAGAAGCTGCCCCGTCAGGTGATCGCCGGCACGGTCGTCGTGCTCACCGAATTGGTACCGCACTCGGGACTCGACCTCGACCAGGCGGCCCGGGAGCTCAAGTCCACGGGAGTAAGTGTCCAGGTTCTGCCGTATGACCGGCATTTGGCAGCCGGTGGCCGAGTCCATACCGAGTTGCTTGCTCACCCGACAAGGGAAGCCGCAGCCCGCCTCGCCGCGGACGTCTTCCAGCTCTCCCTCTCCCAGCAGCGTCACTGA